The following proteins are co-located in the Hevea brasiliensis isolate MT/VB/25A 57/8 chromosome 11, ASM3005281v1, whole genome shotgun sequence genome:
- the LOC110673895 gene encoding BTB/POZ domain-containing protein NPY1-like isoform X4, whose product MKFMKLGSKPDAFQAEGKSIRYVSSELATDVNINVGEVKFYLHKFPILSKSNRLQKLVLKANEENSDEINMLDFPAEYLEMTEDIERGNLIFKIEVFLNSSIFRSWKDSIIVLQTTKSLLPWSEDLKIVGRCIDSIASKTSVDPANITWSYTYNRKLSVPDKIVEDGIKFREKIESVPRDWWVEDMCELDVDLYKRVMISVKSKGRMDGTVIGEALKTYAVRWLPDTFDEMVSDGCTWKYKYLVETLVCLLPSDKGVGCPCSLLLKLLKIAIFVGVDDLPREDLVKRISLKLHEASVNDLLIPAQSPQTTLYDVELVKCLVNRYMTNEKYSQDLSVEKNDDDFVLWHGHGYVLDVGKIIDGYLSEIANDPNLTLVSFIDLSQSIPESARPTHDGLYKAIDTYLKEHPSLTKAERKKICALMDVKKLTTDVSTHAAQNERLPLRVVVQVLFFEQVRASAGVQALKNNTRDASNSMTNTDEECEKTAADDNNYLKRQMSKLKIKDEEFQKNGKLMKKNSKNNKSGMQLLPSRSRRIFDKLWVIVKGHGENRSSETSGSSQSATSMVPGDTKSSGSSSRQRRHSIS is encoded by the exons ATGAAGTTTATGAAGTTGGGGTCGAAGCCTGATGCGTTTCAAGCAGAAGGCAAATCCATCAG GTATGTGTCATCTGAGCTGGCTACAGATGTCAACATAAATGTTGGTGAAGTTAAGTTTTACCTCCACAAG TTTCCTATCTTGTCAAAAAGTAATCGCTTGCAAAAACTAGTGTTGAAAGCTAATGAGGAGAATTCTGATGAAATTAATATGCTTGATTTTCCTG CTGAGTACCTTGAGATGACTGAGGATATTGAACGAGGGAACCTTATTTTCAAAATTGAGGTATTTCTGAACTCCAGTATTTTCCGAAGCTGGAAGGATTCCATCATTGTTCTTCAAACCACGAAATCTCTTCTGCCTTGGTCTGAAGATCTGAAGATTGTGGGAAGATGCATAGATTCTATTGCGTCTAAAACCTCTGTGGATCCTGCAAACATTACTTGGTCATACACATATAATAGAAAGTTATCAGTGCCTGATAAAATAGTTGAAGATGGTATTAAGTTTCGAGAGAAAATTGAATCTGTTCCAAGGGATTGGTGGGTTGAAGATATGTGTGAGCTGGATGTTGATCTCTACAAGCGAGTTATGATTTCTGTTAAATCAAAGGGAAGAATGGATGGTACAGTTATTGGGGAGGCACTGAAAACTTATGCAGTCAGATGGTTGCCAGATACATTTGATGAAATGGTTTCTGATGGTTGTACTTGGAAGTACAAATATCTGGTGGAAACACTGGTTTGTTTATTGCCTTCGGACAAGGGTGTAGGCTGTCCATGTAGTTTATTgctgaaattgttgaaaattgccATATTTGTTGGAGTGGATGATTTGCCTAGGGAAGATTTGGTAAAGAGAATCAGTTTAAAGTTGCATGAGGCCTCTGTTAACGACTTGCTGATCCCAGCACAGTCCCCTCAAACCACATTATATGATGTGGAATTGGTAAAATGCCTTGTGAATCGTTATATGACAAATGAGAAGTATAGTCAAGATTTGAGTGTTGAGAAGAATGACGATGATTTTGTTTTGTGGCATGGGCATGGATACGTGTTGGATGTTGGAAAAATAATTGATGGATATCTTTCAGAAATTGCAAATGACCCAAATCTCACCCTTGTCAGTTTTATTGACTTGTCACAATCTATTCCCGAGTCTGCTAGACCAACTCATGATGGACTGTACAAAGCCATTGACACCTATCTAAAG GAGCATCCCAGTTTGACAAAGGCTGAAAGAAAGAAGATATGTGCACTGATGGATGTCAAGAAACTGACAACAGATGTATCAACGCATGCTGCACAGAATGAGCGGCTCCCGCTTCGTGTTGTGGTCCAAGTTTTATTTTTTGAGCAGGTCAGAGCAAGTGCTGGTGTTCAAGCTCTTAAAAACAATACACGTGATGCTTCAAATTCAATGACAAACACGGATGAAGAATGTGAGAAGACAGCAGCAGATGATAACAACTATCTCAAGAGACAGATGAGTAAACTGAAGATAAAAGATGAAGAATTCCAGAAAAACGGAAAACTGATGAAGaaaaacagcaagaacaacaaAAGTGGCATGCAGTTGCTGCCATCTCGATCAAGGAGAATATTTGACAAGTTGTGGGTCATCGTTAAAGGGCATGGAGAGAACAGAAGCTCAGAGACATCTGGGAGTTCACAGAGCGCAACATCAATGGTTCCAGGGGACACCAAGTCCTCTGGTTCATCCTCAAGACAAAGGAGACATTCTATCTCCTAA
- the LOC110673895 gene encoding BTB/POZ domain-containing protein NPY1-like isoform X6: MTEDIERGNLIFKIEVFLNSSIFRSWKDSIIVLQTTKSLLPWSEDLKIVGRCIDSIASKTSVDPANITWSYTYNRKLSVPDKIVEDGIKFREKIESVPRDWWVEDMCELDVDLYKRVMISVKSKGRMDGTVIGEALKTYAVRWLPDTFDEMVSDGCTWKYKYLVETLVCLLPSDKGVGCPCSLLLKLLKIAIFVGVDDLPREDLVKRISLKLHEASVNDLLIPAQSPQTTLYDVELVKCLVNRYMTNEKYSQDLSVEKNDDDFVLWHGHGYVLDVGKIIDGYLSEIANDPNLTLVSFIDLSQSIPESARPTHDGLYKAIDTYLKEHPSLTKAERKKICALMDVKKLTTDVSTHAAQNERLPLRVVVQVLFFEQVRASAGVQALKNNTRDASNSMTNTDEECEKTAADDNNYLKRQMSKLKIKDEEFQKNGKLMKKNSKNNKSGMQLLPSRSRRIFDKLWVIVKGHGENRSSETSGSSQSATSMVPGDTKSSGSSSRQRRHSIS, encoded by the exons ATGACTGAGGATATTGAACGAGGGAACCTTATTTTCAAAATTGAGGTATTTCTGAACTCCAGTATTTTCCGAAGCTGGAAGGATTCCATCATTGTTCTTCAAACCACGAAATCTCTTCTGCCTTGGTCTGAAGATCTGAAGATTGTGGGAAGATGCATAGATTCTATTGCGTCTAAAACCTCTGTGGATCCTGCAAACATTACTTGGTCATACACATATAATAGAAAGTTATCAGTGCCTGATAAAATAGTTGAAGATGGTATTAAGTTTCGAGAGAAAATTGAATCTGTTCCAAGGGATTGGTGGGTTGAAGATATGTGTGAGCTGGATGTTGATCTCTACAAGCGAGTTATGATTTCTGTTAAATCAAAGGGAAGAATGGATGGTACAGTTATTGGGGAGGCACTGAAAACTTATGCAGTCAGATGGTTGCCAGATACATTTGATGAAATGGTTTCTGATGGTTGTACTTGGAAGTACAAATATCTGGTGGAAACACTGGTTTGTTTATTGCCTTCGGACAAGGGTGTAGGCTGTCCATGTAGTTTATTgctgaaattgttgaaaattgccATATTTGTTGGAGTGGATGATTTGCCTAGGGAAGATTTGGTAAAGAGAATCAGTTTAAAGTTGCATGAGGCCTCTGTTAACGACTTGCTGATCCCAGCACAGTCCCCTCAAACCACATTATATGATGTGGAATTGGTAAAATGCCTTGTGAATCGTTATATGACAAATGAGAAGTATAGTCAAGATTTGAGTGTTGAGAAGAATGACGATGATTTTGTTTTGTGGCATGGGCATGGATACGTGTTGGATGTTGGAAAAATAATTGATGGATATCTTTCAGAAATTGCAAATGACCCAAATCTCACCCTTGTCAGTTTTATTGACTTGTCACAATCTATTCCCGAGTCTGCTAGACCAACTCATGATGGACTGTACAAAGCCATTGACACCTATCTAAAG GAGCATCCCAGTTTGACAAAGGCTGAAAGAAAGAAGATATGTGCACTGATGGATGTCAAGAAACTGACAACAGATGTATCAACGCATGCTGCACAGAATGAGCGGCTCCCGCTTCGTGTTGTGGTCCAAGTTTTATTTTTTGAGCAGGTCAGAGCAAGTGCTGGTGTTCAAGCTCTTAAAAACAATACACGTGATGCTTCAAATTCAATGACAAACACGGATGAAGAATGTGAGAAGACAGCAGCAGATGATAACAACTATCTCAAGAGACAGATGAGTAAACTGAAGATAAAAGATGAAGAATTCCAGAAAAACGGAAAACTGATGAAGaaaaacagcaagaacaacaaAAGTGGCATGCAGTTGCTGCCATCTCGATCAAGGAGAATATTTGACAAGTTGTGGGTCATCGTTAAAGGGCATGGAGAGAACAGAAGCTCAGAGACATCTGGGAGTTCACAGAGCGCAACATCAATGGTTCCAGGGGACACCAAGTCCTCTGGTTCATCCTCAAGACAAAGGAGACATTCTATCTCCTAA
- the LOC110673895 gene encoding BTB/POZ domain-containing protein NPY1-like isoform X2 translates to MCSCRYVSSELATDVNINVGEVKFYLHKFPILSKSNRLQKLVLKANEENSDEINMLDFPGGPKAFEICAKFCYGMTVTLNAYNVVAARCAAEYLEMTEDIERGNLIFKIEVFLNSSIFRSWKDSIIVLQTTKSLLPWSEDLKIVGRCIDSIASKTSVDPANITWSYTYNRKLSVPDKIVEDGIKFREKIESVPRDWWVEDMCELDVDLYKRVMISVKSKGRMDGTVIGEALKTYAVRWLPDTFDEMVSDGCTWKYKYLVETLVCLLPSDKGVGCPCSLLLKLLKIAIFVGVDDLPREDLVKRISLKLHEASVNDLLIPAQSPQTTLYDVELVKCLVNRYMTNEKYSQDLSVEKNDDDFVLWHGHGYVLDVGKIIDGYLSEIANDPNLTLVSFIDLSQSIPESARPTHDGLYKAIDTYLKEHPSLTKAERKKICALMDVKKLTTDVSTHAAQNERLPLRVVVQVLFFEQVRASAGVQALKNNTRDASNSMTNTDEECEKTAADDNNYLKRQMSKLKIKDEEFQKNGKLMKKNSKNNKSGMQLLPSRSRRIFDKLWVIVKGHGENRSSETSGSSQSATSMVPGDTKSSGSSSRQRRHSIS, encoded by the exons ATGTGCTCATGCAGGTATGTGTCATCTGAGCTGGCTACAGATGTCAACATAAATGTTGGTGAAGTTAAGTTTTACCTCCACAAG TTTCCTATCTTGTCAAAAAGTAATCGCTTGCAAAAACTAGTGTTGAAAGCTAATGAGGAGAATTCTGATGAAATTAATATGCTTGATTTTCCTGGTGGGCCAAAGGCTTTTGAAATTTGTGCTAAATTCTGCTACGGAATGACTGTTACTCTCAATGCTTACAATGTAGTAGCTGCTCGTTGTGCAGCTGAGTACCTTGAGATGACTGAGGATATTGAACGAGGGAACCTTATTTTCAAAATTGAGGTATTTCTGAACTCCAGTATTTTCCGAAGCTGGAAGGATTCCATCATTGTTCTTCAAACCACGAAATCTCTTCTGCCTTGGTCTGAAGATCTGAAGATTGTGGGAAGATGCATAGATTCTATTGCGTCTAAAACCTCTGTGGATCCTGCAAACATTACTTGGTCATACACATATAATAGAAAGTTATCAGTGCCTGATAAAATAGTTGAAGATGGTATTAAGTTTCGAGAGAAAATTGAATCTGTTCCAAGGGATTGGTGGGTTGAAGATATGTGTGAGCTGGATGTTGATCTCTACAAGCGAGTTATGATTTCTGTTAAATCAAAGGGAAGAATGGATGGTACAGTTATTGGGGAGGCACTGAAAACTTATGCAGTCAGATGGTTGCCAGATACATTTGATGAAATGGTTTCTGATGGTTGTACTTGGAAGTACAAATATCTGGTGGAAACACTGGTTTGTTTATTGCCTTCGGACAAGGGTGTAGGCTGTCCATGTAGTTTATTgctgaaattgttgaaaattgccATATTTGTTGGAGTGGATGATTTGCCTAGGGAAGATTTGGTAAAGAGAATCAGTTTAAAGTTGCATGAGGCCTCTGTTAACGACTTGCTGATCCCAGCACAGTCCCCTCAAACCACATTATATGATGTGGAATTGGTAAAATGCCTTGTGAATCGTTATATGACAAATGAGAAGTATAGTCAAGATTTGAGTGTTGAGAAGAATGACGATGATTTTGTTTTGTGGCATGGGCATGGATACGTGTTGGATGTTGGAAAAATAATTGATGGATATCTTTCAGAAATTGCAAATGACCCAAATCTCACCCTTGTCAGTTTTATTGACTTGTCACAATCTATTCCCGAGTCTGCTAGACCAACTCATGATGGACTGTACAAAGCCATTGACACCTATCTAAAG GAGCATCCCAGTTTGACAAAGGCTGAAAGAAAGAAGATATGTGCACTGATGGATGTCAAGAAACTGACAACAGATGTATCAACGCATGCTGCACAGAATGAGCGGCTCCCGCTTCGTGTTGTGGTCCAAGTTTTATTTTTTGAGCAGGTCAGAGCAAGTGCTGGTGTTCAAGCTCTTAAAAACAATACACGTGATGCTTCAAATTCAATGACAAACACGGATGAAGAATGTGAGAAGACAGCAGCAGATGATAACAACTATCTCAAGAGACAGATGAGTAAACTGAAGATAAAAGATGAAGAATTCCAGAAAAACGGAAAACTGATGAAGaaaaacagcaagaacaacaaAAGTGGCATGCAGTTGCTGCCATCTCGATCAAGGAGAATATTTGACAAGTTGTGGGTCATCGTTAAAGGGCATGGAGAGAACAGAAGCTCAGAGACATCTGGGAGTTCACAGAGCGCAACATCAATGGTTCCAGGGGACACCAAGTCCTCTGGTTCATCCTCAAGACAAAGGAGACATTCTATCTCCTAA
- the LOC110673895 gene encoding BTB/POZ domain-containing protein NPY1-like isoform X3: MRFKQKANPSGRMLFPLYELIVINVLMQFPILSKSNRLQKLVLKANEENSDEINMLDFPGGPKAFEICAKFCYGMTVTLNAYNVVAARCAAEYLEMTEDIERGNLIFKIEVFLNSSIFRSWKDSIIVLQTTKSLLPWSEDLKIVGRCIDSIASKTSVDPANITWSYTYNRKLSVPDKIVEDGIKFREKIESVPRDWWVEDMCELDVDLYKRVMISVKSKGRMDGTVIGEALKTYAVRWLPDTFDEMVSDGCTWKYKYLVETLVCLLPSDKGVGCPCSLLLKLLKIAIFVGVDDLPREDLVKRISLKLHEASVNDLLIPAQSPQTTLYDVELVKCLVNRYMTNEKYSQDLSVEKNDDDFVLWHGHGYVLDVGKIIDGYLSEIANDPNLTLVSFIDLSQSIPESARPTHDGLYKAIDTYLKEHPSLTKAERKKICALMDVKKLTTDVSTHAAQNERLPLRVVVQVLFFEQVRASAGVQALKNNTRDASNSMTNTDEECEKTAADDNNYLKRQMSKLKIKDEEFQKNGKLMKKNSKNNKSGMQLLPSRSRRIFDKLWVIVKGHGENRSSETSGSSQSATSMVPGDTKSSGSSSRQRRHSIS; the protein is encoded by the exons ATGCGTTTCAAGCAGAAGGCAAATCCATCAG GCAGGATGCTGTTTCCATTGTATGAACTCATCGTGATCAATGTGCTCATGCAG TTTCCTATCTTGTCAAAAAGTAATCGCTTGCAAAAACTAGTGTTGAAAGCTAATGAGGAGAATTCTGATGAAATTAATATGCTTGATTTTCCTGGTGGGCCAAAGGCTTTTGAAATTTGTGCTAAATTCTGCTACGGAATGACTGTTACTCTCAATGCTTACAATGTAGTAGCTGCTCGTTGTGCAGCTGAGTACCTTGAGATGACTGAGGATATTGAACGAGGGAACCTTATTTTCAAAATTGAGGTATTTCTGAACTCCAGTATTTTCCGAAGCTGGAAGGATTCCATCATTGTTCTTCAAACCACGAAATCTCTTCTGCCTTGGTCTGAAGATCTGAAGATTGTGGGAAGATGCATAGATTCTATTGCGTCTAAAACCTCTGTGGATCCTGCAAACATTACTTGGTCATACACATATAATAGAAAGTTATCAGTGCCTGATAAAATAGTTGAAGATGGTATTAAGTTTCGAGAGAAAATTGAATCTGTTCCAAGGGATTGGTGGGTTGAAGATATGTGTGAGCTGGATGTTGATCTCTACAAGCGAGTTATGATTTCTGTTAAATCAAAGGGAAGAATGGATGGTACAGTTATTGGGGAGGCACTGAAAACTTATGCAGTCAGATGGTTGCCAGATACATTTGATGAAATGGTTTCTGATGGTTGTACTTGGAAGTACAAATATCTGGTGGAAACACTGGTTTGTTTATTGCCTTCGGACAAGGGTGTAGGCTGTCCATGTAGTTTATTgctgaaattgttgaaaattgccATATTTGTTGGAGTGGATGATTTGCCTAGGGAAGATTTGGTAAAGAGAATCAGTTTAAAGTTGCATGAGGCCTCTGTTAACGACTTGCTGATCCCAGCACAGTCCCCTCAAACCACATTATATGATGTGGAATTGGTAAAATGCCTTGTGAATCGTTATATGACAAATGAGAAGTATAGTCAAGATTTGAGTGTTGAGAAGAATGACGATGATTTTGTTTTGTGGCATGGGCATGGATACGTGTTGGATGTTGGAAAAATAATTGATGGATATCTTTCAGAAATTGCAAATGACCCAAATCTCACCCTTGTCAGTTTTATTGACTTGTCACAATCTATTCCCGAGTCTGCTAGACCAACTCATGATGGACTGTACAAAGCCATTGACACCTATCTAAAG GAGCATCCCAGTTTGACAAAGGCTGAAAGAAAGAAGATATGTGCACTGATGGATGTCAAGAAACTGACAACAGATGTATCAACGCATGCTGCACAGAATGAGCGGCTCCCGCTTCGTGTTGTGGTCCAAGTTTTATTTTTTGAGCAGGTCAGAGCAAGTGCTGGTGTTCAAGCTCTTAAAAACAATACACGTGATGCTTCAAATTCAATGACAAACACGGATGAAGAATGTGAGAAGACAGCAGCAGATGATAACAACTATCTCAAGAGACAGATGAGTAAACTGAAGATAAAAGATGAAGAATTCCAGAAAAACGGAAAACTGATGAAGaaaaacagcaagaacaacaaAAGTGGCATGCAGTTGCTGCCATCTCGATCAAGGAGAATATTTGACAAGTTGTGGGTCATCGTTAAAGGGCATGGAGAGAACAGAAGCTCAGAGACATCTGGGAGTTCACAGAGCGCAACATCAATGGTTCCAGGGGACACCAAGTCCTCTGGTTCATCCTCAAGACAAAGGAGACATTCTATCTCCTAA
- the LOC110673895 gene encoding BTB/POZ domain-containing protein NPY1-like isoform X1: MKFMKLGSKPDAFQAEGKSIRYVSSELATDVNINVGEVKFYLHKFPILSKSNRLQKLVLKANEENSDEINMLDFPGGPKAFEICAKFCYGMTVTLNAYNVVAARCAAEYLEMTEDIERGNLIFKIEVFLNSSIFRSWKDSIIVLQTTKSLLPWSEDLKIVGRCIDSIASKTSVDPANITWSYTYNRKLSVPDKIVEDGIKFREKIESVPRDWWVEDMCELDVDLYKRVMISVKSKGRMDGTVIGEALKTYAVRWLPDTFDEMVSDGCTWKYKYLVETLVCLLPSDKGVGCPCSLLLKLLKIAIFVGVDDLPREDLVKRISLKLHEASVNDLLIPAQSPQTTLYDVELVKCLVNRYMTNEKYSQDLSVEKNDDDFVLWHGHGYVLDVGKIIDGYLSEIANDPNLTLVSFIDLSQSIPESARPTHDGLYKAIDTYLKEHPSLTKAERKKICALMDVKKLTTDVSTHAAQNERLPLRVVVQVLFFEQVRASAGVQALKNNTRDASNSMTNTDEECEKTAADDNNYLKRQMSKLKIKDEEFQKNGKLMKKNSKNNKSGMQLLPSRSRRIFDKLWVIVKGHGENRSSETSGSSQSATSMVPGDTKSSGSSSRQRRHSIS; encoded by the exons ATGAAGTTTATGAAGTTGGGGTCGAAGCCTGATGCGTTTCAAGCAGAAGGCAAATCCATCAG GTATGTGTCATCTGAGCTGGCTACAGATGTCAACATAAATGTTGGTGAAGTTAAGTTTTACCTCCACAAG TTTCCTATCTTGTCAAAAAGTAATCGCTTGCAAAAACTAGTGTTGAAAGCTAATGAGGAGAATTCTGATGAAATTAATATGCTTGATTTTCCTGGTGGGCCAAAGGCTTTTGAAATTTGTGCTAAATTCTGCTACGGAATGACTGTTACTCTCAATGCTTACAATGTAGTAGCTGCTCGTTGTGCAGCTGAGTACCTTGAGATGACTGAGGATATTGAACGAGGGAACCTTATTTTCAAAATTGAGGTATTTCTGAACTCCAGTATTTTCCGAAGCTGGAAGGATTCCATCATTGTTCTTCAAACCACGAAATCTCTTCTGCCTTGGTCTGAAGATCTGAAGATTGTGGGAAGATGCATAGATTCTATTGCGTCTAAAACCTCTGTGGATCCTGCAAACATTACTTGGTCATACACATATAATAGAAAGTTATCAGTGCCTGATAAAATAGTTGAAGATGGTATTAAGTTTCGAGAGAAAATTGAATCTGTTCCAAGGGATTGGTGGGTTGAAGATATGTGTGAGCTGGATGTTGATCTCTACAAGCGAGTTATGATTTCTGTTAAATCAAAGGGAAGAATGGATGGTACAGTTATTGGGGAGGCACTGAAAACTTATGCAGTCAGATGGTTGCCAGATACATTTGATGAAATGGTTTCTGATGGTTGTACTTGGAAGTACAAATATCTGGTGGAAACACTGGTTTGTTTATTGCCTTCGGACAAGGGTGTAGGCTGTCCATGTAGTTTATTgctgaaattgttgaaaattgccATATTTGTTGGAGTGGATGATTTGCCTAGGGAAGATTTGGTAAAGAGAATCAGTTTAAAGTTGCATGAGGCCTCTGTTAACGACTTGCTGATCCCAGCACAGTCCCCTCAAACCACATTATATGATGTGGAATTGGTAAAATGCCTTGTGAATCGTTATATGACAAATGAGAAGTATAGTCAAGATTTGAGTGTTGAGAAGAATGACGATGATTTTGTTTTGTGGCATGGGCATGGATACGTGTTGGATGTTGGAAAAATAATTGATGGATATCTTTCAGAAATTGCAAATGACCCAAATCTCACCCTTGTCAGTTTTATTGACTTGTCACAATCTATTCCCGAGTCTGCTAGACCAACTCATGATGGACTGTACAAAGCCATTGACACCTATCTAAAG GAGCATCCCAGTTTGACAAAGGCTGAAAGAAAGAAGATATGTGCACTGATGGATGTCAAGAAACTGACAACAGATGTATCAACGCATGCTGCACAGAATGAGCGGCTCCCGCTTCGTGTTGTGGTCCAAGTTTTATTTTTTGAGCAGGTCAGAGCAAGTGCTGGTGTTCAAGCTCTTAAAAACAATACACGTGATGCTTCAAATTCAATGACAAACACGGATGAAGAATGTGAGAAGACAGCAGCAGATGATAACAACTATCTCAAGAGACAGATGAGTAAACTGAAGATAAAAGATGAAGAATTCCAGAAAAACGGAAAACTGATGAAGaaaaacagcaagaacaacaaAAGTGGCATGCAGTTGCTGCCATCTCGATCAAGGAGAATATTTGACAAGTTGTGGGTCATCGTTAAAGGGCATGGAGAGAACAGAAGCTCAGAGACATCTGGGAGTTCACAGAGCGCAACATCAATGGTTCCAGGGGACACCAAGTCCTCTGGTTCATCCTCAAGACAAAGGAGACATTCTATCTCCTAA
- the LOC110673895 gene encoding BTB/POZ domain-containing protein NPY1-like isoform X5, producing MRFKQKANPSGRMLFPLYELIVINVLMQFPILSKSNRLQKLVLKANEENSDEINMLDFPAEYLEMTEDIERGNLIFKIEVFLNSSIFRSWKDSIIVLQTTKSLLPWSEDLKIVGRCIDSIASKTSVDPANITWSYTYNRKLSVPDKIVEDGIKFREKIESVPRDWWVEDMCELDVDLYKRVMISVKSKGRMDGTVIGEALKTYAVRWLPDTFDEMVSDGCTWKYKYLVETLVCLLPSDKGVGCPCSLLLKLLKIAIFVGVDDLPREDLVKRISLKLHEASVNDLLIPAQSPQTTLYDVELVKCLVNRYMTNEKYSQDLSVEKNDDDFVLWHGHGYVLDVGKIIDGYLSEIANDPNLTLVSFIDLSQSIPESARPTHDGLYKAIDTYLKEHPSLTKAERKKICALMDVKKLTTDVSTHAAQNERLPLRVVVQVLFFEQVRASAGVQALKNNTRDASNSMTNTDEECEKTAADDNNYLKRQMSKLKIKDEEFQKNGKLMKKNSKNNKSGMQLLPSRSRRIFDKLWVIVKGHGENRSSETSGSSQSATSMVPGDTKSSGSSSRQRRHSIS from the exons ATGCGTTTCAAGCAGAAGGCAAATCCATCAG GCAGGATGCTGTTTCCATTGTATGAACTCATCGTGATCAATGTGCTCATGCAG TTTCCTATCTTGTCAAAAAGTAATCGCTTGCAAAAACTAGTGTTGAAAGCTAATGAGGAGAATTCTGATGAAATTAATATGCTTGATTTTCCTG CTGAGTACCTTGAGATGACTGAGGATATTGAACGAGGGAACCTTATTTTCAAAATTGAGGTATTTCTGAACTCCAGTATTTTCCGAAGCTGGAAGGATTCCATCATTGTTCTTCAAACCACGAAATCTCTTCTGCCTTGGTCTGAAGATCTGAAGATTGTGGGAAGATGCATAGATTCTATTGCGTCTAAAACCTCTGTGGATCCTGCAAACATTACTTGGTCATACACATATAATAGAAAGTTATCAGTGCCTGATAAAATAGTTGAAGATGGTATTAAGTTTCGAGAGAAAATTGAATCTGTTCCAAGGGATTGGTGGGTTGAAGATATGTGTGAGCTGGATGTTGATCTCTACAAGCGAGTTATGATTTCTGTTAAATCAAAGGGAAGAATGGATGGTACAGTTATTGGGGAGGCACTGAAAACTTATGCAGTCAGATGGTTGCCAGATACATTTGATGAAATGGTTTCTGATGGTTGTACTTGGAAGTACAAATATCTGGTGGAAACACTGGTTTGTTTATTGCCTTCGGACAAGGGTGTAGGCTGTCCATGTAGTTTATTgctgaaattgttgaaaattgccATATTTGTTGGAGTGGATGATTTGCCTAGGGAAGATTTGGTAAAGAGAATCAGTTTAAAGTTGCATGAGGCCTCTGTTAACGACTTGCTGATCCCAGCACAGTCCCCTCAAACCACATTATATGATGTGGAATTGGTAAAATGCCTTGTGAATCGTTATATGACAAATGAGAAGTATAGTCAAGATTTGAGTGTTGAGAAGAATGACGATGATTTTGTTTTGTGGCATGGGCATGGATACGTGTTGGATGTTGGAAAAATAATTGATGGATATCTTTCAGAAATTGCAAATGACCCAAATCTCACCCTTGTCAGTTTTATTGACTTGTCACAATCTATTCCCGAGTCTGCTAGACCAACTCATGATGGACTGTACAAAGCCATTGACACCTATCTAAAG GAGCATCCCAGTTTGACAAAGGCTGAAAGAAAGAAGATATGTGCACTGATGGATGTCAAGAAACTGACAACAGATGTATCAACGCATGCTGCACAGAATGAGCGGCTCCCGCTTCGTGTTGTGGTCCAAGTTTTATTTTTTGAGCAGGTCAGAGCAAGTGCTGGTGTTCAAGCTCTTAAAAACAATACACGTGATGCTTCAAATTCAATGACAAACACGGATGAAGAATGTGAGAAGACAGCAGCAGATGATAACAACTATCTCAAGAGACAGATGAGTAAACTGAAGATAAAAGATGAAGAATTCCAGAAAAACGGAAAACTGATGAAGaaaaacagcaagaacaacaaAAGTGGCATGCAGTTGCTGCCATCTCGATCAAGGAGAATATTTGACAAGTTGTGGGTCATCGTTAAAGGGCATGGAGAGAACAGAAGCTCAGAGACATCTGGGAGTTCACAGAGCGCAACATCAATGGTTCCAGGGGACACCAAGTCCTCTGGTTCATCCTCAAGACAAAGGAGACATTCTATCTCCTAA